The following proteins are encoded in a genomic region of Blastopirellula marina:
- a CDS encoding type II secretion system F family protein → MAVILGVVLLILSTQWDSTTHEEPTVMRRGLRLIAWLFICVGGTAWWIGVSGFMAVVMLLVICTIVFGFAMQRYRMVENRGLVSVVLAGLEKGISPIVSVVAYRQEAAGLQEQKAGKFAKALGAGMPLAAAARAARVDMPAEALMTLELGRTLGNVDEVNRYAKRFARDETTNYGNFDFFLGALITIIVVGLFQVGCLSFMEIKLMPTMAQILEEFDIYDEAVSTVWGWSSWSSMLILSCLYILIPVALLLAFLMILVQIGWLTELPWGLRWVHGPVNECRLLNVLSVVVAADLPLQRAMDVIRKQFPSSRIRYIAHQTYLQMKNGGDWIDALRAKRVLTSGETALIRSAQDAGNLGWALKEVSIGKRRRHMHRMAPVTKIALPILVLIAAFPVISAALGVFLPLVKMITELS, encoded by the coding sequence ATGGCGGTCATTTTGGGCGTCGTGCTACTGATTTTGTCGACGCAGTGGGACAGTACGACGCACGAAGAACCAACCGTCATGCGGCGCGGTTTGCGGCTGATCGCGTGGTTGTTTATCTGCGTTGGTGGTACGGCTTGGTGGATCGGTGTTTCTGGGTTCATGGCGGTGGTCATGCTGCTGGTAATCTGCACAATCGTGTTTGGCTTCGCGATGCAGCGTTATCGCATGGTTGAGAATCGCGGGCTCGTTTCTGTAGTCCTGGCGGGTCTGGAAAAAGGAATCTCACCGATCGTTAGCGTCGTGGCCTATCGCCAAGAAGCTGCCGGCCTGCAGGAACAGAAAGCGGGGAAGTTTGCCAAAGCACTGGGAGCTGGAATGCCGCTGGCGGCAGCCGCCAGAGCCGCGCGCGTCGACATGCCGGCCGAAGCTTTGATGACCTTAGAACTGGGAAGAACCCTCGGCAACGTCGACGAAGTAAATCGCTACGCAAAGCGGTTTGCCCGTGACGAGACGACCAACTATGGGAATTTTGATTTCTTTCTCGGAGCGTTGATTACGATTATCGTCGTGGGGCTTTTTCAGGTGGGTTGTCTGTCCTTCATGGAAATCAAACTCATGCCAACGATGGCGCAAATCCTGGAAGAGTTTGATATCTACGACGAAGCAGTCTCGACGGTCTGGGGATGGAGTTCGTGGTCGTCTATGTTGATCTTGTCCTGCTTGTACATTTTGATTCCGGTAGCGCTGCTGCTGGCGTTTCTTATGATTCTGGTGCAAATCGGATGGCTGACAGAATTGCCTTGGGGACTGCGCTGGGTGCATGGACCGGTCAACGAATGTCGCTTGCTGAACGTATTATCCGTCGTGGTCGCCGCCGACTTGCCGCTGCAGCGAGCCATGGATGTGATTCGCAAGCAGTTTCCCTCGAGTCGTATTCGCTACATTGCCCATCAAACGTATCTGCAAATGAAGAATGGGGGAGATTGGATCGACGCTTTGCGCGCCAAGCGAGTTTTGACTTCTGGCGAAACCGCACTAATCCGCTCTGCCCAAGATGCCGGTAATCTTGGCTGGGCGCTCAAAGAAGTCTCGATTGGGAAGCGCCGTCGACACATGCACCGCATGGCTCCCGTTACCAAGATTGCCTTACCAATCCTGGTTTTGATTGCCGCGTTTCCGGTGATTTCCGCAGCGCTGGGAGTGTTCCTTCCGTTGGTGAAAATGATCACGGAGTTG
- a CDS encoding type II secretion system F family protein, producing the protein MNSEVQPIILTDEESAQLLQGIGELAQAGLPLDEGLEALSEEVSGNKLRKAFLQLAREIRAGGNPLVEHELSYVRLPKYHQSILIAGIQSHRLGDTLFELLDEETWRREYWRDLWAALSYTLLLATVTLLVVDLLNVFVMPVVQGNFLEIYEDFELDLPFDPTIFKAPPVSWSAFFLVTGAGMLLIPAFLSATQTAMLRRSIPLLGKIFWWYETLDLTVKLRLLVAQNIPTPQALRLASDSLASRRMAQLAPYWASEMDRGRTLADVWLSSMDIPSSILPLIRWGEQSGNLCEAFEAAESLLKDRLAMRRELIQKIGPPIITTMVLAALFWAAIRMAVMFLPLIDLIQNLS; encoded by the coding sequence ATGAATTCCGAAGTTCAGCCGATCATCCTCACCGATGAAGAATCCGCGCAGCTCTTGCAAGGGATTGGGGAACTTGCTCAAGCTGGTTTGCCGCTTGACGAAGGTTTAGAAGCGTTGTCAGAAGAGGTAAGTGGCAACAAGTTACGAAAAGCTTTTCTCCAACTTGCCCGTGAGATTCGCGCCGGCGGTAATCCATTGGTCGAACACGAACTGAGCTATGTGCGACTGCCAAAATATCACCAAAGCATTTTAATTGCAGGCATTCAGTCGCATCGCCTGGGAGACACACTCTTCGAATTGCTGGACGAAGAAACGTGGCGTCGCGAATACTGGCGTGATCTGTGGGCAGCCTTGTCGTACACCTTGTTGTTAGCAACGGTGACGCTGTTGGTGGTTGATCTTTTGAATGTTTTCGTGATGCCGGTTGTGCAGGGGAACTTTCTCGAGATCTACGAAGACTTTGAACTCGATCTCCCCTTCGATCCAACGATCTTCAAAGCTCCACCTGTTTCGTGGAGCGCGTTTTTTTTGGTTACCGGGGCAGGCATGCTGCTGATCCCGGCGTTCCTGTCAGCAACGCAAACCGCGATGCTTCGTCGCAGTATTCCACTTCTCGGGAAGATATTCTGGTGGTACGAAACACTTGATCTCACGGTGAAGCTGCGATTGCTTGTCGCCCAGAACATTCCGACTCCACAAGCATTGCGTCTGGCAAGTGATTCACTCGCCAGTCGTAGAATGGCTCAGCTGGCTCCGTATTGGGCCAGCGAAATGGATCGAGGTCGAACGCTGGCCGACGTGTGGTTGAGTAGCATGGACATTCCGAGCTCGATCTTGCCACTGATTCGTTGGGGCGAACAATCAGGTAACCTGTGCGAGGCGTTTGAAGCGGCCGAAAGCCTGCTGAAGGATCGCCTCGCGATGCGGCGCGAATTGATTCAAAAGATTGGTCCTCCGATTATCACGACGATGGTCTTAGCGGCCCTGTTCTGGGCAGCGATTCGAATGGCAGTCATGTTCCTTCCACTTATCGATCTCATTCAGAATTTGTCGTAA
- a CDS encoding type II secretion system F family protein, producing MASSPPSYRLEDILALNAEIISLSRVELPLDPHLGRMSGDLTGSLKGLTEDLSRRLANGQPLDEAIGEVGTGFPPMYRAVLTAGLRSGRLTSALEDVAATARRIQKLRASYLTASVYPAILLILAGILANTVGMEQLRTMRQLCIDTLISPDDYVIQGIDFFLMLQPLFYAMGVIGGVLLLVVAVLFIWPSPLFLGDGLVVWLLPGARKVARNCQWAMVFDLMSLLLRHECALPEAIVLATEATGSRRLIRAGKQWAERIERGETKTAPPELSPLSRWLLASHMTADALADSLALTSQRYYAKARRQCMWIQNQLPILATLIVGGVVVAIYAAMLFLPWIGIIRHVLVDPT from the coding sequence GTGGCTTCTTCCCCTCCATCATACCGCTTGGAAGATATCTTGGCCCTAAATGCCGAGATAATTTCGTTATCGCGCGTCGAGCTTCCCTTAGATCCTCATTTGGGCCGGATGAGCGGGGATTTAACGGGCAGTCTAAAGGGGCTCACCGAGGATCTTTCCCGTCGGCTTGCCAATGGGCAGCCACTGGATGAAGCGATCGGCGAGGTGGGAACCGGTTTTCCGCCGATGTACCGCGCAGTGCTAACCGCTGGCCTCCGTAGCGGACGGTTGACTTCGGCTCTGGAAGATGTTGCCGCGACGGCTCGCCGGATTCAAAAGCTGCGGGCCTCGTACTTAACCGCATCCGTTTACCCAGCAATCTTGCTGATTCTTGCTGGCATCCTGGCCAATACCGTCGGGATGGAACAGCTGCGGACGATGCGGCAATTGTGTATTGATACGTTGATCTCGCCTGATGATTACGTAATTCAAGGCATCGATTTCTTCCTCATGCTGCAGCCGCTGTTCTATGCCATGGGAGTGATTGGTGGAGTCTTACTATTGGTTGTCGCGGTGCTGTTCATCTGGCCGTCTCCACTTTTCCTGGGGGATGGTCTTGTTGTTTGGTTGCTCCCGGGGGCCAGAAAGGTGGCTCGCAATTGCCAATGGGCGATGGTGTTCGATCTGATGTCCCTGCTTCTGCGGCATGAATGTGCTTTGCCTGAGGCAATTGTTTTAGCCACGGAAGCGACAGGTAGTCGTCGGTTAATCCGCGCAGGCAAACAATGGGCAGAGAGAATCGAACGCGGCGAAACGAAGACGGCGCCGCCAGAGTTGAGCCCGCTCAGCCGCTGGCTGTTGGCTTCCCACATGACGGCTGACGCGTTGGCCGATAGCTTGGCGCTAACCTCTCAGCGATATTATGCCAAGGCGCGGCGTCAATGCATGTGGATTCAGAATCAGCTCCCCATCTTGGCGACCCTGATTGTGGGTGGCGTCGTGGTGGCCATTTATGCTGCGATGTTGTTCCTTCCTTGGATAGGGATTATCCGTCACGTTCTGGTTGATCCTACATAA
- a CDS encoding solute:sodium symporter family transporter, which yields MLETAITLGSFVFFTALVGLITWFLTRKDDHGSSSGYFLAGRSLTGGYIAGSLMLTNLSTEQLVGLNGAAFTDGICVMAWEVIAGVSLVIMALFFLPRYLKSGIATVPEFLEERYGDSTRAITSLIFIIAYAGILLPIILYTGATGLTGILDIKGMLGLPDTAASDTAVLWGAVWLIGIIGSIYAIFGGLRTVAVSDTLNGFGLLVGGFLIVFYGLNAVSDEGIFKAVEIMQTDHPEKFNSLGSSTSSVPFTTLFTGVLLLNLFYWCTNQQIIQRTFGASSLKEGQRGVLMAGALKIFGPLILVLPGLIAFQLYGNEIAGDHAYGTLVQNVLPKPLAGFFAAVMVGAILSSFNSALNSTATLFSLGVYKQMLHPDASDERVISSGKVFGTILAIVSMTLAPLLAGQDSIFGYLQQMNGLYFIPIFSVVLVGMLSKYAPRVAADISLILGFVGIAVFYFVIQPMSADTRWDLNGAFYNFHFLGLMFVTLVVFQLIMALIAPRTTPYVQQDSGQVDMTSWPLAWPIGIGLVVIVLGIYVYFADPSVIWPLAPPSGESETVSPEAVDQARIFISSCLKSVC from the coding sequence ATGCTTGAAACGGCAATTACCCTCGGCTCGTTCGTCTTTTTTACCGCGCTCGTCGGGCTGATCACTTGGTTTCTGACTCGCAAAGATGATCACGGATCGTCGTCTGGGTATTTTCTCGCAGGACGAAGCCTTACCGGTGGTTACATTGCCGGTTCGCTGATGCTGACCAATCTTTCGACCGAGCAACTGGTCGGTTTGAACGGCGCGGCATTCACCGATGGTATCTGCGTGATGGCGTGGGAAGTGATCGCAGGTGTTTCGCTCGTGATCATGGCGTTGTTCTTTCTGCCTCGCTATCTTAAGAGCGGTATCGCAACGGTCCCCGAGTTCCTCGAAGAACGGTATGGCGATTCAACCCGAGCAATCACGTCGCTCATTTTCATTATCGCGTACGCCGGTATTCTGTTGCCGATTATTCTGTACACCGGAGCAACTGGCCTCACGGGCATTCTCGATATCAAAGGGATGCTCGGCTTACCGGACACGGCCGCGTCGGACACGGCGGTCCTGTGGGGTGCTGTTTGGCTCATCGGTATCATTGGTTCGATCTACGCGATTTTCGGTGGTCTCCGAACGGTTGCGGTTTCCGATACGCTCAATGGTTTCGGTTTGTTGGTGGGTGGCTTCCTGATCGTTTTCTACGGCCTGAATGCCGTCAGCGACGAAGGTATTTTCAAGGCGGTCGAGATCATGCAGACCGATCACCCCGAGAAGTTCAACTCACTTGGCTCGTCCACCTCATCGGTTCCTTTCACGACACTGTTCACCGGCGTTCTGCTGTTGAACCTCTTCTATTGGTGCACCAACCAGCAGATCATTCAACGAACCTTCGGTGCGAGCAGTTTGAAGGAAGGCCAGCGCGGCGTGTTGATGGCCGGAGCATTGAAGATCTTCGGCCCACTGATCTTGGTCCTACCTGGCTTAATCGCCTTTCAACTTTATGGCAACGAAATCGCAGGGGACCACGCTTATGGAACGCTCGTGCAGAACGTGCTGCCCAAGCCACTAGCTGGCTTCTTCGCAGCCGTCATGGTTGGGGCGATCCTCAGTTCGTTTAACTCGGCACTCAACAGCACCGCTACGCTGTTCAGCTTAGGCGTTTACAAGCAGATGCTACATCCCGATGCATCAGATGAACGCGTGATTTCGTCAGGTAAAGTGTTCGGCACTATCTTGGCAATCGTGTCGATGACGCTCGCACCTCTGTTGGCTGGGCAAGACAGCATCTTCGGCTACTTGCAGCAGATGAACGGCCTCTATTTCATTCCGATCTTCTCGGTCGTGTTGGTCGGCATGCTCTCGAAATATGCTCCGCGTGTTGCCGCAGACATCTCGTTGATTCTCGGTTTCGTTGGCATTGCGGTGTTTTACTTCGTGATTCAACCGATGTCCGCAGACACCCGTTGGGATCTCAATGGCGCCTTCTATAACTTCCACTTCTTGGGATTGATGTTTGTCACGCTGGTTGTTTTCCAGTTGATAATGGCCTTGATTGCTCCGCGTACAACACCCTACGTTCAGCAAGATTCCGGTCAGGTCGATATGACCAGTTGGCCGTTGGCTTGGCCGATCGGCATTGGCTTGGTGGTGATCGTGCTCGGTATCTATGTTTACTTCGCCGATCCGAGTGTCATCTGGCCGCTGGCCCCTCCTTCGGGCGAAAGTGAAACGGTCAGCCCAGAGGCTGTAGACCAAGCCCGGATATTCATCTCAAGCTGCCTCAAATCTGTTTGCTGA
- a CDS encoding RNA polymerase sigma factor, whose protein sequence is MIQRILQGDAAAYEEIVRCYQQRLYNTMVHILGSREDAEDVVQESFVQAYLKLATFQGNSAFYTWLYRISFNIAISHRRRRKKVHSIDQVREDIGSEPVDQSEGPTHRIEQQENVRQVHAALTKLSEEHRDVLVLRELEGMDYDRIADVLELPVGTVRSRLHRARTHLKECLEVMIAQSERGIP, encoded by the coding sequence TTGATTCAGCGCATTCTCCAGGGCGACGCAGCCGCTTACGAGGAGATTGTGCGCTGTTATCAGCAACGACTTTACAACACGATGGTGCACATCCTCGGTTCACGTGAAGACGCCGAAGATGTCGTCCAGGAATCATTCGTTCAGGCGTACCTCAAGCTGGCGACCTTCCAAGGAAATAGTGCCTTTTACACTTGGCTCTATCGCATCTCGTTCAACATTGCGATCAGTCATCGACGGCGCCGGAAGAAGGTTCACTCAATCGATCAAGTGCGAGAAGACATCGGCAGCGAGCCCGTCGACCAGTCCGAGGGGCCGACTCATCGGATCGAGCAACAAGAGAACGTCCGTCAGGTTCACGCAGCGTTGACCAAACTGTCCGAAGAGCACCGCGACGTTTTGGTGCTCCGCGAACTGGAAGGGATGGACTACGACCGGATCGCCGATGTCTTGGAACTTCCAGTCGGCACTGTCCGCAGCCGTTTGCATCGGGCACGGACGCATCTGAAGGAATGCCTGGAAGTGATGATCGCTCAATCTGAGCGAGGCATTCCTTAG
- a CDS encoding cupin domain-containing protein, whose translation MPVFISEPAVIEAAGNKPKVIQEFVGRVNSQTSDVSIARMVSPSGWVEPGQTPQFDEYTVVLKGELTVETVGSVHQVSAGQAIIAKKGEWIRYSSPHPEGAEYIAVCLPAFSPETVHRDTQ comes from the coding sequence ATGCCTGTGTTTATTTCTGAGCCAGCGGTGATCGAAGCCGCCGGCAACAAGCCGAAGGTGATACAAGAGTTCGTCGGTCGCGTTAACAGCCAGACTTCGGATGTCAGTATCGCTCGGATGGTGAGTCCGAGTGGATGGGTGGAACCGGGGCAGACGCCTCAGTTCGACGAATACACCGTCGTTCTCAAAGGAGAACTAACGGTAGAAACCGTTGGTAGTGTCCATCAGGTCTCGGCCGGTCAGGCAATAATCGCCAAAAAAGGGGAATGGATTCGTTACAGCAGTCCCCATCCCGAGGGCGCCGAGTACATTGCGGTGTGCTTACCCGCATTTTCCCCCGAAACCGTCCATCGCGACACACAGTAA
- a CDS encoding prolipoprotein diacylglyceryl transferase family protein, whose product MQRTLFLIPIPDDLFGLPVLGFGWLLILWGVLVAVWIYLLSRKPNFVQELVGHAMLFLVVAAAIVFVLPMLRVPEGGQMGFPVRGYGVLLVLAIISAVGLAAYRAQKMGLNPEVIYSLAMVMIVSGVVGARLFFVIQYWHTFYVPGDWRATLGRVMQVTEGGIVVYGSLIGGAVAFLIFCHRKHLNALALADLIAPSMMIGMFFGRIGCFMNGCCYGGLCTLPIAVSFPQGAPPQFTPPYIRHMENGAFYGLLFTQDEKGDVRVANVLPDSPASESGKIEIGDTVNRVNGQDLQGQKNKPLEVLSNSLLHSWTINNEEGVAPGSIFLDITGKGIVDLHAGPLPKASLPVHPTQLYSSANGLILCLLMCAYYPFRKADGEVIAIALGLYSVTRFLLEVIRTDEYAIGGTGLTISQNVSVVIFILSVALFVYARLRKQPLAWPRAAA is encoded by the coding sequence GTGCAACGCACCCTGTTTTTGATACCGATCCCCGACGATCTTTTTGGCCTACCTGTGTTGGGGTTTGGTTGGTTGCTCATTCTTTGGGGCGTTCTAGTTGCGGTTTGGATTTACCTTCTTTCCCGGAAGCCGAACTTCGTTCAAGAGTTGGTCGGGCACGCGATGCTGTTCCTGGTTGTGGCCGCCGCGATCGTGTTCGTGTTGCCGATGTTGCGCGTCCCGGAGGGAGGCCAAATGGGATTCCCCGTTCGGGGCTATGGAGTGCTCCTGGTGCTGGCCATCATTTCGGCGGTTGGCTTGGCGGCCTACCGTGCGCAGAAGATGGGTTTGAACCCTGAGGTGATCTACTCGTTGGCGATGGTGATGATTGTCAGCGGCGTGGTTGGGGCACGTCTCTTTTTTGTGATTCAGTATTGGCACACGTTCTACGTCCCTGGTGACTGGCGGGCGACTCTCGGCAGAGTGATGCAAGTGACCGAAGGGGGAATCGTGGTTTACGGTTCGCTCATTGGTGGTGCGGTGGCGTTTCTGATCTTCTGTCATCGGAAGCATCTCAATGCGTTGGCTTTGGCCGACTTGATTGCCCCGAGCATGATGATCGGCATGTTTTTCGGTCGCATCGGATGCTTCATGAACGGTTGCTGTTACGGTGGTTTATGCACGCTGCCCATTGCCGTATCGTTTCCTCAGGGGGCACCTCCCCAATTCACGCCTCCGTACATTCGCCACATGGAAAATGGCGCCTTCTACGGGCTGCTATTTACTCAGGATGAAAAGGGAGACGTCCGTGTGGCGAACGTGCTGCCCGATTCCCCGGCGAGCGAAAGCGGCAAGATCGAAATCGGAGATACCGTCAATCGCGTGAACGGTCAGGATTTGCAAGGGCAAAAAAACAAGCCTCTGGAAGTGCTTTCCAATTCCCTGCTGCACTCGTGGACGATCAACAATGAAGAGGGAGTCGCTCCGGGAAGCATTTTCCTCGATATCACCGGCAAAGGAATCGTCGACCTTCATGCCGGCCCGCTCCCCAAGGCTTCGCTGCCGGTCCATCCAACGCAACTTTATAGCAGTGCGAACGGATTGATCCTTTGTCTGTTGATGTGTGCTTACTATCCGTTTCGCAAGGCAGATGGCGAAGTCATCGCGATTGCACTAGGGCTTTACTCGGTGACCCGTTTTCTGCTCGAGGTTATCCGAACGGACGAGTATGCCATTGGTGGCACCGGGCTGACGATCTCACAAAACGTTAGCGTCGTGATCTTTATCTTGTCGGTGGCGTTGTTTGTTTACGCTCGTCTTCGCAAGCAGCCACTTGCCTGGCCTCGGGCCGCTGCATAA
- the panC gene encoding pantoate--beta-alanine ligase has product MSQVPRVFHDPSELRSEVRRAQARGQRAGLVPTMGALHEGHLSLVAESQKTCDLTVVTIFVNPTQFAPGEDFEKYPRTLDTDLKLLSRFEPVWVLAPEVEAMYPSGSTTEVNAPEIARTLEGEFRPTHFDGVATIVLKLFQVAPADAAYFGQKDFQQVRVIEEMVRDLLVPIEIIRCPIIREEDGLAMSSRNRYLSEGERKIALVISQTLRASVAQIEAGATDGNLLSGEMLALMQEAGIAPEYVTIADPQTLKSVETITAEVVILVAAKVGATRLIDNVLVSPPSSR; this is encoded by the coding sequence ATGTCCCAGGTACCACGCGTTTTTCACGATCCCTCCGAGTTACGATCGGAAGTCCGTAGAGCTCAAGCTCGTGGTCAGCGTGCGGGGCTCGTACCGACGATGGGAGCGCTTCACGAAGGACACTTGAGTCTCGTTGCCGAGTCTCAGAAAACCTGCGACTTGACCGTTGTGACTATCTTCGTAAATCCAACACAGTTTGCCCCAGGGGAAGATTTCGAGAAGTATCCGCGGACACTCGATACGGACTTGAAGCTCTTGTCACGGTTTGAACCGGTGTGGGTGCTCGCTCCGGAGGTCGAAGCAATGTATCCTTCCGGCAGTACGACGGAAGTAAACGCTCCTGAGATTGCTCGAACCCTGGAAGGTGAGTTTCGCCCGACTCATTTCGATGGCGTTGCCACAATCGTGCTGAAGTTGTTTCAAGTGGCTCCGGCCGACGCGGCCTATTTCGGCCAGAAGGATTTTCAGCAAGTTCGCGTCATTGAAGAGATGGTGCGAGATTTGTTGGTGCCGATCGAAATCATCCGCTGCCCCATCATTCGTGAAGAGGATGGTTTAGCAATGAGTTCGCGGAATCGGTATCTCTCCGAGGGAGAGCGGAAAATTGCGTTAGTTATCTCACAGACTTTGCGGGCCTCAGTTGCCCAAATTGAAGCAGGGGCGACCGATGGCAATTTGTTGTCGGGTGAAATGCTGGCACTTATGCAGGAAGCGGGTATCGCCCCGGAATATGTGACGATTGCCGACCCGCAGACACTTAAATCGGTGGAGACAATCACGGCCGAGGTCGTTATCCTTGTGGCTGCAAAAGTCGGGGCCACGCGGTTGATTGACAACGTGTTGGTCAGCCCGCCGTCCTCCCGTTAG
- the fba gene encoding class II fructose-bisphosphate aldolase (catalyzes the reversible aldol condensation of dihydroxyacetonephosphate and glyceraldehyde 3-phosphate in the Calvin cycle, glycolysis, and/or gluconeogenesis), with the protein MALIPLRVLLDHAAENSYGVAAFNVNNMEQIQAIMEAAKETDSPVIVQASRGARKYSQDNYLRHLMLAASELYPNIPIVMHQDHGNSPETCMSAIENGFTSVMMDGSLEADGKTPASYEYNVDVTKKVVEMAHAKNVSVEGELGCLGSLESGMGEAEDGHGAEGELSHDQLLTDPDEAARFVEETGVDALAVAIGTSHGAYKFTKKPTGEVLAMDRIEEIHKRLPNCHLVMHGSSSVPQELQDIINKYGGEMKQTYGVPVEEIQRGIKSGVRKINVDTDNRMAITGAIRKVLMEKPADFDPRAYLTPARDAMKQVCIDRMVAFGQAGQASKMRAASLV; encoded by the coding sequence ATGGCTTTGATTCCCCTACGGGTTCTGTTGGATCACGCTGCCGAAAACTCTTACGGCGTGGCTGCTTTCAATGTCAACAACATGGAACAGATCCAAGCGATCATGGAAGCTGCCAAGGAAACCGATTCGCCGGTTATCGTTCAGGCTTCGCGTGGAGCTCGTAAGTACTCGCAAGATAACTACTTGCGTCACTTGATGTTGGCTGCTTCCGAACTGTATCCAAACATTCCGATCGTCATGCACCAGGATCACGGTAACAGCCCGGAAACCTGCATGAGCGCCATTGAAAACGGCTTCACCTCGGTGATGATGGACGGTTCGCTGGAAGCTGACGGTAAAACCCCAGCAAGCTACGAATACAACGTCGACGTGACCAAAAAGGTCGTCGAAATGGCTCATGCCAAGAACGTCTCCGTGGAAGGCGAGTTGGGCTGCTTGGGTTCGCTGGAAAGTGGCATGGGCGAAGCGGAAGATGGTCACGGTGCGGAAGGCGAACTGAGCCACGATCAGCTGCTGACCGATCCTGATGAAGCCGCTCGCTTTGTCGAAGAAACTGGCGTCGATGCTTTGGCCGTCGCGATTGGTACCAGCCATGGTGCTTACAAGTTCACCAAAAAGCCGACCGGTGAAGTCCTGGCGATGGACCGCATCGAAGAAATTCACAAGCGTCTGCCTAACTGCCACTTGGTGATGCATGGTAGCTCGAGCGTTCCCCAGGAACTGCAAGACATCATCAACAAGTATGGTGGTGAGATGAAGCAGACCTACGGTGTGCCAGTTGAAGAAATCCAACGTGGTATCAAGAGTGGTGTCCGTAAGATCAACGTCGACACCGACAACCGTATGGCCATCACCGGCGCGATTCGTAAGGTCCTGATGGAAAAGCCTGCTGATTTCGATCCACGTGCTTACCTGACCCCAGCACGCGACGCCATGAAGCAGGTTTGTATCGATCGCATGGTTGCCTTCGGCCAAGCAGGTCAGGCTTCGAAGATGCGTGCCGCCAGCCTCGTCTAA